One genomic window of Rhinolophus ferrumequinum isolate MPI-CBG mRhiFer1 chromosome 23, mRhiFer1_v1.p, whole genome shotgun sequence includes the following:
- the SLCO4A1 gene encoding solute carrier organic anion transporter family member 4A1 isoform X1, whose product MNEARVSCWRPPERGAQSGGQDLGRTNRPLEYRLANSVAVSVTPWVAMPQHTMGDKPLASMPQLVFSSPPLALEDGCGLTPPSRRASLGSPLGHLHPAAHNPLDSSSQLLCEPPAEKRGPRAAREVRYVSAGPQSMECGWWTFAPKCLQAFNTPWGFLLFLSAASFLQGMTVNGFTNTVITSIERRFDLHSYQSGLIASSYDLAACLCLTFVSYFGGSGHKPRWLGWGVLVMGAGSLVFALPHFTAGSYQVELDQGIGTCPSNRSVACGDSTSGLSSYRLVFMLGQFLHGVGATPLYTLGVTYLDENVKSSYSPVYIAIFYTAAILGPAAGYLIGGALLNIYTEIGRRTELTTESPLWVGAWWVGFLGAGAAASLIAVPILGYPRQLPGSQRYVVMRASETHQLKDSSHTAASNPDFGKTIRDLPLSIWLLLKNPTFVLLCLAGATEATLIAGMSTFGPKFLESQFSLSASEAATLFGYLVVPAGGGGTFLGGFFVNKFKLRGSGIIKFCLLCTLTSLLAILVFFTHCPNVPMAGVTASYSGSLLPEGHLDLMAPCNVACGCRPEHYSPVCGSDGLVYYSPCHAGCSEAAVAGPGGQKVYRDCSCVPQNFSSGFGSATAGKCTSTCQRKPLLLVFIFVVIIFTFLSSIPALTATLRCVCDQQRSFALGIQWIVVRTLGGIPGPIAFGWVIDKACLLWQDQCGRQGSCFVYQNAAMSWYMLVAGLVYKVLGFLFFAIACFLYKRPSGASHGLEASLPSQSSASDNPTDLQDASSAVQLQSDV is encoded by the exons ATGAATGAAGCGCGAGTGAGCTGCTGGCGGCCGCCAGAGCGTGGTGCGCAGAGCGGCGGCCAGGACCTGGGACG AACAAACCGGCCACTGGAATACCGTTTGGCAAATTCCGTTGCTGTCAGTGTCACGCCCTGGGTGGCCATGCCCCAGCACACGATGGGGGATAAGCCCCTTGCCTCGATGCCACAGCTGGTTTTCTCCAGCCCACCCTTGGCCCTGGAGGACGGATGTGGCCTTACCCCCCCCAGCAGGCGGGCGTCTCTGGGCTCGCCCCTGGGCCACCTGCATCCAGCAGCCCACAACCCCCTGGACTCCAGCAGCCAGCTTCTGTGTGAGCCACCGGCTGAGAAGCGCGGCCCCCGGGCAGCCCGCGAGGTGCGCTATGTGTCAGCAGGACCACAGAGCATGGAGTGTGGCTGGTGGACTTTCGCCCCCAAATGCCTGCAGGCCTTCAACACGCCGTGGGGCTTCCTGCTGTTCCTGAGCGCGGCCTCCTTCCTGCAGGGCATGACGGTGAATGGCTTCACCAACACAGTCATCACCTCCATCGAGCGACGGTTCGACCTGCACAGCTACCAGAGTGGCCTCATCGCCAGCAGCTACGACCTGGCCGCCTGCCTCTGCCTCACCTTCGTCAGCTACTTTGGGGGCAGTGGACACAAGCCCCGCTGGCTGGGCTGGGGCGTGCTGGTCATGGGGGCGGGCTCCTTGGTGTTCGCCTTGCCCCACTTCACCGCTGGCTCCTACCAGGTGGAGCTGGACCAGGGCATCGGGACATGCCCGTCCAACCGCAGTGTGGCGTGTGGGGACAGCACCTCGGGCCTGTCCAGCTACCGGCTGGTCTTCATGCTGGGCCAGTTCCTGCACGGTGTGGGTGCCACGCCGCTCTACACGCTGGGCGTCACCTACCTGGACGAGAACGTCAAGTCCAGCTACTCACCCGTCTACATCG CCATCTTTTACACAGCGGCCATCCTCGGCCCCGCGGCTGGCTACCTGATCGGAGGCGCCCTGCTGAACATTTACACGGAAATAGGCCGACG GACGGAGCTGACCACCGAGAGCCCGCTGTGGGTTGGCGCCTGGTGGGTGGGCTTCCTGGGTGCTGGTGCTGCCGCCTCTCTCATCGCGGTCCCCATCCTCGGCTACCCACGGCAGCTGCCAG GCTCCCAGCGCTACGTGGTCATGAGAGCATCTGAAACACACCAGTTGAAGGACAGCAGCCACACAGCGGCCAGCAACCCCGACTTTGGGAAAACCATCAGAGACTTACCTCT CTCCATCTGGCTCCTCCTGAAGAATCCCACCTTCGTCCTGCTCTGCCTGGCTGGGGCCACCGAGGCCACCCTCATCGCCGGCATGTCTACCTTTGGCCCCAAGTTCCTTGAGTCCCAGTTCAGCCTGAGTGCCTCAGAAGCGGCCACCTTGTTTG GATACTTGGTGGTACCGGCGGGCGGCGGTGGCACCTTCCTGGGCGGCTTTTTTGTGAATAAGTTCAAGCTCCGTGGCTCGGGCATCATCAAGTTCTGCCTGCTCTGCACCCTGACCAGCCTGCTGGCCATTTTGGTCTTCTTCACACACTGCCCCAACGTGCCCATGGCGGGTGTGACAGCCAGCTACAGCGGGAG CCTCCTGCCCGAGGGCCACCTGGACCTGATGGCTCCCTGCAACGTCGCCTGTGGCTGCCGGCCAGAACACTACAGCCCCGTGTGTGGCTCCGATGGCCTCGTGTACTACTCACCCTGCCACGCGGGCTGCTCTGAGGCGGCCGTGGCTGGCCCGGGCGGCCAGAAG GTGTACCGAGACTGTAGCTGTGTCCCTCAGAATTTTTCCTCTGGTTTTGGCAGTGCTACTGCAGGGAAATGCACTTCAACTTGTCAAAGAAAGCCCCTCCTTCTGGTTTTCATATTCGTTGTAATTATCTTTACATTCCTCAGCAGCATTCCTGCGCTAACGGCAACTTTACG GTGCGTCTGTGACCAGCAGAGATCCTTCGCGCTGGGAATCCAGTGGATTGTGGTTAGAACTCTAG GTGGCATCCCAGGGCCCATCGCCTTTGGCTGGGTGATCGACAAGGCGTGCCTGCTCTGGCAGGACCAGTGCGGCCGGCAAGGCTCCTGCTTCGTGTACCAGAACGCGGCCATGAGCTGGTATATGCTCGTCGCCGGGCTGGTGTATAAG GTGctgggtttccttttctttgccatTGCCTGCTTCCTGTACAAGCGCCCCTCGGGGGCTTCCCACGGCCTGGAAGCTTCTCTGCCCAGCCAGTCCTCAGCTTCCGACAACCCCACAGACCTCCAGGATGCCTCCTCAGCCGTCCAGCTCCAGAGTGACGTCTGA
- the SLCO4A1 gene encoding solute carrier organic anion transporter family member 4A1 isoform X2 encodes MPQHTMGDKPLASMPQLVFSSPPLALEDGCGLTPPSRRASLGSPLGHLHPAAHNPLDSSSQLLCEPPAEKRGPRAAREVRYVSAGPQSMECGWWTFAPKCLQAFNTPWGFLLFLSAASFLQGMTVNGFTNTVITSIERRFDLHSYQSGLIASSYDLAACLCLTFVSYFGGSGHKPRWLGWGVLVMGAGSLVFALPHFTAGSYQVELDQGIGTCPSNRSVACGDSTSGLSSYRLVFMLGQFLHGVGATPLYTLGVTYLDENVKSSYSPVYIAIFYTAAILGPAAGYLIGGALLNIYTEIGRRTELTTESPLWVGAWWVGFLGAGAAASLIAVPILGYPRQLPGSQRYVVMRASETHQLKDSSHTAASNPDFGKTIRDLPLSIWLLLKNPTFVLLCLAGATEATLIAGMSTFGPKFLESQFSLSASEAATLFGYLVVPAGGGGTFLGGFFVNKFKLRGSGIIKFCLLCTLTSLLAILVFFTHCPNVPMAGVTASYSGSLLPEGHLDLMAPCNVACGCRPEHYSPVCGSDGLVYYSPCHAGCSEAAVAGPGGQKVYRDCSCVPQNFSSGFGSATAGKCTSTCQRKPLLLVFIFVVIIFTFLSSIPALTATLRCVCDQQRSFALGIQWIVVRTLGGIPGPIAFGWVIDKACLLWQDQCGRQGSCFVYQNAAMSWYMLVAGLVYKVLGFLFFAIACFLYKRPSGASHGLEASLPSQSSASDNPTDLQDASSAVQLQSDV; translated from the exons ATGCCCCAGCACACGATGGGGGATAAGCCCCTTGCCTCGATGCCACAGCTGGTTTTCTCCAGCCCACCCTTGGCCCTGGAGGACGGATGTGGCCTTACCCCCCCCAGCAGGCGGGCGTCTCTGGGCTCGCCCCTGGGCCACCTGCATCCAGCAGCCCACAACCCCCTGGACTCCAGCAGCCAGCTTCTGTGTGAGCCACCGGCTGAGAAGCGCGGCCCCCGGGCAGCCCGCGAGGTGCGCTATGTGTCAGCAGGACCACAGAGCATGGAGTGTGGCTGGTGGACTTTCGCCCCCAAATGCCTGCAGGCCTTCAACACGCCGTGGGGCTTCCTGCTGTTCCTGAGCGCGGCCTCCTTCCTGCAGGGCATGACGGTGAATGGCTTCACCAACACAGTCATCACCTCCATCGAGCGACGGTTCGACCTGCACAGCTACCAGAGTGGCCTCATCGCCAGCAGCTACGACCTGGCCGCCTGCCTCTGCCTCACCTTCGTCAGCTACTTTGGGGGCAGTGGACACAAGCCCCGCTGGCTGGGCTGGGGCGTGCTGGTCATGGGGGCGGGCTCCTTGGTGTTCGCCTTGCCCCACTTCACCGCTGGCTCCTACCAGGTGGAGCTGGACCAGGGCATCGGGACATGCCCGTCCAACCGCAGTGTGGCGTGTGGGGACAGCACCTCGGGCCTGTCCAGCTACCGGCTGGTCTTCATGCTGGGCCAGTTCCTGCACGGTGTGGGTGCCACGCCGCTCTACACGCTGGGCGTCACCTACCTGGACGAGAACGTCAAGTCCAGCTACTCACCCGTCTACATCG CCATCTTTTACACAGCGGCCATCCTCGGCCCCGCGGCTGGCTACCTGATCGGAGGCGCCCTGCTGAACATTTACACGGAAATAGGCCGACG GACGGAGCTGACCACCGAGAGCCCGCTGTGGGTTGGCGCCTGGTGGGTGGGCTTCCTGGGTGCTGGTGCTGCCGCCTCTCTCATCGCGGTCCCCATCCTCGGCTACCCACGGCAGCTGCCAG GCTCCCAGCGCTACGTGGTCATGAGAGCATCTGAAACACACCAGTTGAAGGACAGCAGCCACACAGCGGCCAGCAACCCCGACTTTGGGAAAACCATCAGAGACTTACCTCT CTCCATCTGGCTCCTCCTGAAGAATCCCACCTTCGTCCTGCTCTGCCTGGCTGGGGCCACCGAGGCCACCCTCATCGCCGGCATGTCTACCTTTGGCCCCAAGTTCCTTGAGTCCCAGTTCAGCCTGAGTGCCTCAGAAGCGGCCACCTTGTTTG GATACTTGGTGGTACCGGCGGGCGGCGGTGGCACCTTCCTGGGCGGCTTTTTTGTGAATAAGTTCAAGCTCCGTGGCTCGGGCATCATCAAGTTCTGCCTGCTCTGCACCCTGACCAGCCTGCTGGCCATTTTGGTCTTCTTCACACACTGCCCCAACGTGCCCATGGCGGGTGTGACAGCCAGCTACAGCGGGAG CCTCCTGCCCGAGGGCCACCTGGACCTGATGGCTCCCTGCAACGTCGCCTGTGGCTGCCGGCCAGAACACTACAGCCCCGTGTGTGGCTCCGATGGCCTCGTGTACTACTCACCCTGCCACGCGGGCTGCTCTGAGGCGGCCGTGGCTGGCCCGGGCGGCCAGAAG GTGTACCGAGACTGTAGCTGTGTCCCTCAGAATTTTTCCTCTGGTTTTGGCAGTGCTACTGCAGGGAAATGCACTTCAACTTGTCAAAGAAAGCCCCTCCTTCTGGTTTTCATATTCGTTGTAATTATCTTTACATTCCTCAGCAGCATTCCTGCGCTAACGGCAACTTTACG GTGCGTCTGTGACCAGCAGAGATCCTTCGCGCTGGGAATCCAGTGGATTGTGGTTAGAACTCTAG GTGGCATCCCAGGGCCCATCGCCTTTGGCTGGGTGATCGACAAGGCGTGCCTGCTCTGGCAGGACCAGTGCGGCCGGCAAGGCTCCTGCTTCGTGTACCAGAACGCGGCCATGAGCTGGTATATGCTCGTCGCCGGGCTGGTGTATAAG GTGctgggtttccttttctttgccatTGCCTGCTTCCTGTACAAGCGCCCCTCGGGGGCTTCCCACGGCCTGGAAGCTTCTCTGCCCAGCCAGTCCTCAGCTTCCGACAACCCCACAGACCTCCAGGATGCCTCCTCAGCCGTCCAGCTCCAGAGTGACGTCTGA